In one window of Streptomyces sp. FXJ1.172 DNA:
- the ffh gene encoding signal recognition particle protein, whose product MFDTLSDRLSATFKNLRGKGRLSEADIDATAREIRIALLEADVALPVVRTFIKNIKERALGAEVSKALNPAQQVLKIVNDELVTILGGETRRLRFAKQPPTVIMLAGLQGAGKTTLAGKLGRWLKEQGHSPLLVAADLQRPNAVNQLSVVAERAGVAVFAPQPGNGVGDPVQVAKDSIDHARSKVHDIVIVDTAGRLGIDQEMMQQAADIRDAVSPDEILFVVDAMIGQDAVNTAEAFRDGVGFDGVVLSKLDGDARGGAALSIRQITGKPIMFASNGEKLDDFDAFHPDRMASRILDMGDLLTLIEQAEKTFSQEEAAKMASKLASKKGQDFTLDDFLAQMEQVRKMGSISKLLGMLPGMGQIKDQIQNIDERDVDRTAAIIKSMTPGERQDPTIINGSRRARIAKGSGVEVSAVKNLVERFFDARKMMSRMAQGGGMPGMPGIPGMGGGPGRQKKQQKKAKGKQRSGNPMKRKQQELEEAQRREAAAQGGGAFGVPQQGGQEFELPDEFKKFMG is encoded by the coding sequence GTGTTCGACACTCTCTCCGATCGCCTGTCAGCGACTTTCAAGAATCTGCGCGGCAAGGGGCGCTTGAGCGAGGCGGACATCGACGCCACCGCGCGCGAGATCCGCATCGCGCTCCTCGAGGCCGACGTCGCCCTGCCGGTCGTCCGCACGTTCATCAAGAACATCAAGGAGCGGGCCCTCGGCGCCGAGGTCTCCAAGGCGCTGAACCCCGCCCAGCAGGTCCTGAAGATCGTCAACGACGAGCTGGTCACGATCCTCGGCGGCGAGACCCGCCGCCTGCGCTTCGCCAAGCAGCCGCCCACCGTGATCATGCTGGCCGGTCTCCAGGGTGCCGGTAAGACCACGCTCGCGGGCAAGCTCGGCCGCTGGCTGAAGGAGCAGGGCCACTCCCCGCTGCTGGTCGCCGCCGACCTCCAGCGCCCGAACGCCGTCAACCAGCTCAGCGTCGTCGCCGAGCGCGCGGGCGTGGCCGTCTTCGCGCCGCAGCCGGGCAACGGCGTCGGTGACCCCGTCCAGGTCGCCAAGGACTCCATCGACCACGCGCGGTCCAAGGTCCACGACATCGTGATCGTGGACACCGCCGGCCGCCTCGGCATCGACCAGGAGATGATGCAGCAGGCCGCGGACATCCGCGACGCGGTCAGCCCCGACGAGATCCTGTTCGTCGTCGACGCGATGATCGGCCAGGACGCGGTCAACACCGCGGAGGCCTTCCGCGACGGCGTCGGCTTCGACGGCGTGGTCCTCTCCAAGCTCGACGGCGACGCCCGCGGTGGTGCCGCCCTGTCGATCCGGCAGATCACCGGCAAGCCGATCATGTTCGCGTCGAACGGCGAGAAGCTGGACGACTTCGACGCGTTCCACCCGGACCGGATGGCCTCCCGCATCCTCGACATGGGTGACCTGCTCACCCTGATCGAGCAGGCCGAGAAGACCTTCAGCCAGGAAGAGGCCGCCAAGATGGCCTCGAAGCTGGCGTCCAAGAAGGGCCAGGACTTCACCCTGGACGACTTCCTGGCCCAGATGGAGCAGGTCAGGAAGATGGGCAGCATCAGCAAGCTGCTCGGCATGCTCCCGGGCATGGGCCAGATCAAGGACCAGATCCAGAACATCGACGAGCGGGACGTCGACCGCACCGCCGCGATCATCAAGTCGATGACCCCGGGCGAGCGCCAGGACCCGACGATCATCAACGGCTCGCGCCGCGCCCGTATCGCCAAGGGCTCCGGTGTCGAGGTCAGCGCCGTGAAGAACCTGGTCGAGCGGTTCTTCGACGCCCGCAAGATGATGTCCCGCATGGCCCAGGGCGGCGGTATGCCGGGCATGCCGGGTATCCCGGGCATGGGCGGCGGTCCCGGCCGGCAGAAGAAGCAGCAGAAGAAGGCCAAGGGCAAGCAGCGCTCCGGCAACCCGATGAAGCGCAAGCAGCAGGAGCTGGAGGAGGCCCAGCGCCGCGAGGCGGCGGCCCAGGGCGGAGGCGCCTTCGGGGTGCCGCAGCAGGGCGGCCAGGAGTTCGAGCTGCCGGACGAGTTCAAGAAGTTCATGGGCTGA